The Armatimonadota bacterium genome includes a window with the following:
- the lipB gene encoding lipoyl(octanoyl) transferase LipB: MTTATSPSTPTASAAIVEARWLGRVDYRLAWRMQQQLAAARIDGACGDTLLLLEHPPTITLGRGADRSHILLSDAQLEMQGIDVVESDRGGDVTYHGPGQLVGYPVFHLGGPVWRRDLHRYLRGLEAVLIAALGSVGIAAGRFPGFTGVWVGLNTPAPAKIAAIGIKASRWVTTHGFALNVNTSLTAFGAIVPCGISGYGVTSVANELRRQVTVPELVQPVVAAFESVMGASIRFAPDAAPPAAGCEPG; encoded by the coding sequence ATGACGACGGCGACTTCACCTTCGACGCCAACAGCTAGCGCCGCCATCGTTGAGGCTCGCTGGCTTGGCCGCGTCGATTACCGGCTGGCGTGGCGGATGCAGCAGCAGCTTGCCGCCGCCCGTATCGATGGCGCCTGTGGAGATACGCTGCTCCTGCTGGAGCATCCGCCAACGATCACACTGGGCCGCGGCGCCGACCGGAGCCATATCCTGCTGAGCGACGCGCAGCTTGAGATGCAGGGTATCGATGTGGTTGAGTCGGACCGCGGTGGCGACGTAACATACCACGGTCCGGGCCAGCTGGTTGGCTATCCGGTGTTCCATCTCGGTGGGCCCGTATGGCGCCGCGATCTGCACCGGTACCTGCGAGGTCTGGAAGCCGTTCTGATCGCCGCACTGGGCTCGGTTGGGATTGCCGCCGGCCGGTTTCCCGGGTTCACCGGCGTATGGGTCGGTCTCAACACGCCGGCGCCCGCAAAGATCGCCGCAATCGGCATCAAGGCATCACGCTGGGTCACGACGCATGGCTTCGCACTCAATGTAAACACCAGTCTGACGGCGTTTGGAGCCATAGTGCCGTGTGGTATCAGCGGCTATGGCGTAACATCGGTCGCCAATGAACTGAGGAGGCAGGTCACCGTGCCGGAGTTGGTGCAGCCGGTGGTGGCGGCATTTGAATCGGTGATGGGCGCCTCGATCCGGTTTGCGCCTGACGCGGCGCCACCG